From a region of the Solanum stenotomum isolate F172 chromosome 2, ASM1918654v1, whole genome shotgun sequence genome:
- the LOC125855231 gene encoding probable trehalose-phosphate phosphatase J codes for MTQQNVVVSDPKSGINLTIPVSNSSALFTTAAQKPPPGPGSCITISRKTLVEINGNNSARINSWVESMRASSPTHHKSSPALSDDLNSWMVQHPSALDMFEQIISASKGKQIVMFLDYDGTLSPIVEDPDQAFMSDAMRATVRKLARYFPTAIVSGRCRDKVYSFVRLAELYYAGSHGMDIKGPSKGSKYKKGAQVVLFQPASEFLPMIDEVYKKLVDITKSTEGVRVENNKFCASVHFRCVDEKKWGELAQVVRSVLKEYPKLRLTQGRKVLEIRPTIKWDKGKALEFLLESLGYANCTDVFPVYIGDDRTDEDAFKVLRERDQGFGILVSKTPKDTHASYSLQEPSEVMVFLRRLVEWKKLSLRRQFRIRRQIEEMKASLRN; via the exons ATGACTCAGCAGAATGTGGTAGTATCTGATCCGAAATCCGGTATTAATCTGACAATACCGGTATCGAACTCGTCGGCGTTATTCACAACGGCAGCTCAGAAGCCGCCGCCGGGGCCGGGGAGTTGTATAACTATTTCAAGAAAGACACTTGTTGAAATTAATGGGAATAATAGTGCTAGAATCAATTCTTGGGTTGAATCAATGAGAGCTTCCTCTCCTACTCATCATAAGTCTAGTCCTGCTCTTTCAGATGACTTGAATTCTTGGATG GTGCAACATCCATCAGCACTGGATATGTTTGAGCAGATAATCAGTGCTTCAAAGGGAAAACAAATTGTGATGTTTTTAGACTATGATGGCACTCTTTCCCCCATTGTTGAAGATCCTGATCAAGCTTTCATGTCTGATGCT ATGAGAGCAACAGTGAGAAAACTTGCTAGATATTTCCCTACTGCAATAGTGAGTGGAAGGTGCAGAGACAAG GTATACAGCTTTGTACGATTGGCAGAGTTGTACTATGCTGGTAGCCATGGAATGGATATAAAAGGGCCATCAAAAGGTTCCAAATACAAGAAA GGAGCTCAAGTTGTTCTTTTCCAACCAGCAAGTGAATTTCTCCCTATGATTGATGAGGTTTACAAAAAACTTGTGGATATAACAAAGTCTACAGAAGGAGTTAGAGTTGAAAATAACAAGTTTTGTGCCTCTGTACATTTCCGCTGTGTTGATGAAAAG AAATGGGGTGAACTAGCACAAGTAGTAAGATCAGTGCTTAAAGAATACCCAAAGCTTCGATTGACACAAGGAAGAAAAGTATTAGAGATTCGTCCAACTATTAAATGGGACAAGGGCAAAGCTCTCGAATTCTTGCTCGAATCACTTG GATATGCTAACTGTACTGACGTCTTTCCTGTATATATTGGTGATGATCGAACCGATGAAGATGCTTTCAAG GTCCTAAGAGAAAGAGATCAAGGTTTTGGCATTCTTGTCTCcaaaactccaaaagacacaCATGCATCTTATTCTTTGCAAGAACCATCTGAG GTTATGGTGTTTCTACGACGTTTGGTAGAGTGGAAAAAGTTATCATTAAGAAGACAATTTCGAATTCGAAGACAAATTGAGGAGATGAAAGCATCTCTAAGGAACTAA